The genomic DNA ataataatattaactattttgTTTAGAACCGCGTAActacgtttatttataaagaattaTTGCTAGTTAAATTTCCAACGACTAGTGATGGTTGTTTATTGTTGATTTGTTACTAATAGAATGGCTAGACCATTAGACCGATGTTTAGGCTGAAGAGCTTTAAATATTATGGCTTGCCCACACCCTGGtccttatattttttcaaattagcAGTCACTTAAAtgtcatttataattcaatAGCCAATTCAAAgctaaatttatgttttattccaTGTCAAACTTTGGtagtttaactttatttttgtcttataaaatacttttattacagTTGAGGGTAAgcatactaaataatatatacaaacaagTTTCTCCATAGAGTCATGCAAAAAATTAGCCCAGTAGAAAATCGTAAACCAGAATGCTAACCAGAACTATACGACCTATCAACGCCACCGATCAaccttatttaaaaatgaatacttACTGACTAATCTTTTTCAACGCTTCAAATTCTGGATAAAATGTACTAGACTTGAAACCTGGGAATTCAAAACTTATgcagttttttatgtttttttttcctgcaATCCAACCAaggcttttaatatttttgcaggcTATCCATACATTTTCACAAAGTTCTTCCATTGAACAGGAGCTTGTTTCATTTTCCTCATCAGaaataacatatatttcatCCTCTGTTGGAGTACAAACGGACGATGGTTCCAGAAAGTTTTCAACATCCATCGAGATTTCTTCTTTAATATGTGAAGTCACAGTTTGTTGCTGACTAGTTTGTGGCAGTGCACTcgcattatttttttcattagatCTCTTGTTTATTTCTTCTGGAttcaaaataaacataccaCGTTCCAatgttgtattttgttttttaggtatattatcATTACTTTTGATCTGCGGGAAAATTTCTGCGATTGGTTTTGTGCCTAAGGCAGCTTTACTACTGGAGATACGTTTAGATGCAAATCTTTGCTTAAACTTCGTCGACAACAAAGAACCCTTTAAATTACTAATGGTTGTATTAATCAGTAAAGATCTTTTGTTACTCTTTTTAGAAGATTGAATGGGTTTTAAGCAACCATTTGGGGTAAGATGATAAAATCCATTGGTCTTTCGAATCTTGATAGGTTTAACCTGTTTAATGTTAGTTTCAGTAGCTTTATTCGTAATAGGAACTTCCGTCTGAAGACTAGATGCTATATCATTAGTAATAACATTATACTGTACTGTAGAGTCGCTGTCTAATGTCACCATTCTGTTATTGTTTAAACAAGCTGGTGGTATAAATTGTAATGGGTTATCAATAACTTTtgcattatcaattttattagttGTTATCCAGATACCTCTAGTAAGAAATTTAGGAATAACCGTATCGATGTTCTGTACTTTTTTAATAGCTTCTATACCTAAGCTTTCATCTTTTTCGTAAGGTCCTATAAAAACACAACAATCATCTTCACGGGGTATTGCATAAATGCCGAATTGAGGATCGTTTTGATCATTGGAACATTTCTGTGATGAAAGCCTGACTGTTTTACCGGAAACTCTTGCCACATTGATAGCTTTAATGACACTttcatatttaacaaaaaacccTTTCCTGAAGAATTGAATTTCAGTAAAATCATTTTCAACTTTCATAACAAACcatttagatattattatttcagattGTGCAGCGTTGTCTACCGGCACTTCATTACTAGATCTCTGTTCCAATTCAGTTGTACTGTTATGTACAACCGTAGGCGAATTTTCTAGATTGTATTCGTCATAAGATGTATTCAACACTGAAAGTTTTTCGTCAGCAATCTCAAAATTATCAGTTTGATTTTCTTCCTGAAGTGTAGGTTGGTTTTCATTTACCTTAGTCACTGAGCCTATAAGTTCCCAGCAACTTGATAAtccatataaaatacaaaaatgttctTCAAGGTCTGTTGCATTTGTTAGCAAATTTTTGATAGTTACAGGATATTTATCTATGTCAgataaattaatatcacttatATTGGTACAGTTCTCAAAAGAATCATTTTGTGCATCTATGGCCATATAAATTCGAAAAGGTTTTTGTTtggaaataagaaaataattttttcgtTCTCGATACCTACTCAATATAAACTCCCAAGAATATAAAGATAGTCTTCCCGTTCTTGGTGGatctaaagaaaatttaattaaaccttTGTCAGCTCGCTGTTTATATTGCTTATAACTTGTTTCAAGCCAAGCTACTAACTTTGTTTTAACTGGCAAGCGATCGCAAATTTTCTTCACATTGCCCTCAGTAGTACTGTGCTCAATTACATTACTTAGTAATTCTTTTAAAGTTGAAGGCGTTTCATGTTCTACATTTATTATCTCATTTCTATCAAAATCTTCAATATtgattaaatgtagaatttttctACGTAAACTCGTATCGTTCTTCTCCAtttctaaaacttttttatgGGTACTGTTATAATATTCGTCACTATATTTTCTACCACCATAGGGTTTAACTCTAGCGCAGGTCGATCTATTAATAATATCAGAAGAAAAACAACTCTCCTTTACagcattataatttttactgtCTTTATGGGATCGTAAGTCTTGTCGGAACCGGTGTTGTTTAGTAGTGTTTACCTCCTTAGTTAAATCGATATTGTCAATTACTTCATCGCTCAACATATTAAGGGTATCAAAGGTTGGGGTGATTAATGCTGATATTGCAATGTCATTATCGATTGTTTTCTTTTCTTCCAACTCTGTCCAACAAGTTTCTGTGAATTTACCTTTACAAAAacacttatataaattatgcaCCATGCACAATGGCTCTACACTTTTACAATCTAAGTTTGGGCAAACTATAGACGGCATTAAAGTTTTGTTGCGCTCAGTTTTTAAGCgcatattactataaaaatctgCATACTTTTTTGAGGTTTTCCAGTTCCTTCTGTCAGACttcaataaaatagttttatcactCGTTACTATGACTGTTTGGTGAAATTTATGTTCCTCTTTGGCTAACGTTTTTCCTAATGTATTATCAAAGTTGATTAAACCAGGGATTATATCTGAACAATCTTCGTTATCAAATgaattcatatatttatatttagaaaaatcaCACTTACAGTTGAACATACATTCGATTCGCCCACaatggttttttaaattataagaacaTTTTAGAGAATCACAAATACATCCTAAAGTACAGCAATCCTTCTCACACATTACAGTTTTGTTAGATTCAGTGGTCTCGGGAATCGTTATAACGGTGACATCAAGTCTACTCAACTCCCCATTACGTTTGCTTTTGCTATTTGAGTAAGTATTTGTGTTTAAAGTTTTGTATGTTATTGTTTCGCGAGGTTCGTCCTCTCCAGTGTACATGTCATCTTGTTTTAAGCTTATATCTACAGCATTAATAACATTGtccaaaattgtttttatatcagAGAATGTCATTAAATCTTTTCGTGGGGAGCTACTTGTTGTAGAGTCGTGATAAAAACTCTTATTGACAGTATCACCATTACGACGCATCAGTAAtctattttgaaaacatttgtaACTTAAATCAAAGGTCACACAAGAATCATCGCTGATTTCATTTTTACTTGcaatgccatttttatttttgcctaAAACCGATAACGCAAACTTTGCCCATTTTGATGTTATGAAGCCATCATTTAGAAAAACTGATTtgttaataaatgtttcaatTACTGGTGCCAATGGTTTGCCATATGAGGTTTCCACTTCTAAACCAGTTTTAGGTAaatcaattaattcaatttcacCAAACTGATATTTGTGATATGAGACATCTAAATCTTTTTTCTTCGTCAACGGACCTGGCTTAAATTTAACATTTAGCGAATGGtgcaaaagttttctttttctatttaaaatagtaCTTTTTGCATCTGACTTTTTCTGAGAAGTCAGTTTATATTTACCAACATCGAAATTGCAAATGAACTTGTGTTGACCTCCTTTACTGCCATTTACTTGAATACACTTTCCTTTCCAAAGAATATATTGGGAGGCAAATATCTGTTCTTCTGGATTTATATTCATTAACATTTGCCAAGCTGATTTTGACATAggattattactttttaatatgttaatagCAAGTTCTCTAGTTTTTTCGTCCTTGGAAGTCCCATATCGTATCTTAcgcaacaaaatatttttttgtttctctaaTTCAGATGGCAAATAACTATAAACGTCTTTCTCATAAGTATTTCGAATATCTCGAACCGTGCGGACTTTTTGACCATTTTTCTTCTTTGTTACATAACATTTATCGCTTTTTGCCGCAAAGTCACAATTATTACgtataagaattttattaatctTTTGTGGAGAAGGTTGAACAGGATCAATTTTAAGTAAATCAAACAAATTATTCTTTGAAATATTGTTAGATCGGGTGatatttgatgaaaatacttTTCTATCATACTCCATTGTTAAATAatcaatatctgaaaagaaagATTATTTTGGATTACATAAATATGtcagggtggcgcaaaaaaaattgactatttttttttagtctcaCGTGAAAAAATATCGGTTTTCGATGTTTTATGAGCTGTctccaaaaaaattttttaaaaggtcaaaagatatattttaaaaggtcgcgcagaatttataaaatttgaaaatttgaatatttttttttctcgttacggtatattattatagaccaaaaaaaataagttcctgaaagtttcaattaaaaattcaaatttcaaaaggtcgctcagaatttttttaaatttggaagtGCGTTACTTTGGATTTTGTCGAGCGaccttttaatattcaaattaaaattctatacatttaatgataaaaatattcattcgtCGACTACTTTATTTGAACATTCGTTACATTTGTAATGTAAAGAAtgttcaaattatatatatacagaaaGAACCTTATCTTGGCGACCCAAGGTTATTAAAGCTGAAATTTTACCGAGTGTACCATCCACTAATAAAATTCAAGGTGACCTTTTACGCCCGCTTAGTGCTCTTttattatgtacgcatcaataaATCCTTGTTATTATGTTTGTTCAGtctatacaaaatattgctcCGAAGGTACCCGTGCTGCAACCATGTGGTTGGCTTTGatttaataacgaaaaaaacCTTTATCGTGTACAACCATATGAAACAAacggaaattaaatttataaagatgCCTTTATAACCAAATTCTAATGTCTTCTAACAATAGTACATATTTGCATACTAACGTAACAACTAGGTTCCCTAGAATAGTAAAGGAAGACCACAACTCGCGAGAGCATACTTATAATTGGTGAGACTAAGACGGATCCTTTTCAAGGCTCGGATTGTATTTTCTAAAGACCCCTCACTAGACTAGTTTTACAAATGTATCATAAAACTAGTCTGCAGGCTGTTAGTGGAAGCAAAATTATTGGGACGGCTTGCCAGAAAAGTAATCcagaaatatagaaaatatgaTGGTAAAAGATTTCGAAGAGTCGCCCAATCAACGAGGTGTTAAAAAGctagtatataattaaatatggtGGTCAAAATATTAGAGAGTATGGAGATGTTCTTCAAGATACGGGGTTGGTGCCATGAGAAAAATTAAGGGTCGTTGGATAAGttccaatataaaaatatataatagaagaTCATGATTCTATGACCGGTGATGACCGTACCATACCAGTAAGTAGCATATTTCAACAACACAGTGATCCAAAACATACGGAAAACAGCGTATATATCATAAAactagatgattttttttttcaattaccgcaaaaatctgaataaaatattcagatttttttgttaattgcaAGACCACCAGGGTCAGATTTGCTAAAATCGCTGCTTGATTCCGTTTACCCAATTCGAGAGCAGGTTTTTTAAATGCAACCCAAACGATGTCACTCGTGCCACTCGTTTAACCAGATTCTGATTAGGAGACATtgtctccacggggaaaggacaaaatgtttatcttctcccacagttttatccagtCTCCAAACATGTGCGCACTGTTGGAAATAATACCTAAGTAACAAACGTGTAATATCAAACGAGAGTAAACTTCATTTTTCCTGGTGCTGTAATTTGGGTATTCGTAAGCCCGATTAATGATTGAATGATTGAATACACttatattgtacaccacataaaaatacaggcaaaattatacataagcggccttatcgctacataacgatctcttccaggcaaccgacgCGATGGcataaaacacagctcaagacgaaaggtaggtggtgcaagttaaatatattaataaatatatacacatatatatatacctatatatatttatatattaatactaaatatCTATACAACGAATATCAAGAAATAGGAACAATATTGTCAATCCCCAAACAAAACAGAAGATAATAGGCGTTACTAAGGTTCCGATAATTCAGACcaaaaattatctttaacaaattttataaagatgCTAATCGACTGTGCCTCTcagatttcaagaggcaaggcattcttaagcttaacagcctgaaaaGACACAGCTGTGTACAGCCTGTAGTGAAAAACTGGTggtataaagataaaatatgtgaaggcacccttaaAATCAGTTTCCTAGCAGGACGGAGAACTTCAACCGGGCGAcccacaaatttaaatttttcctttaaataaagtggagaagaaggaaaaaCCAACACTcagtagagaatagaaagaatgtCCAAGTTCCTGCGAGGTCGAATAGGTAATCACTTGAGACGAGAACGAAAATGTggtacatggtcatatttgcataacccaaatatgaaccgaatgctaATGTTTTCAAGTCtcttaagtttatttaactgttcGTTAGTTAGCTTGCATGCTTACatgcttgcgtcagcgtaatccAGAATAGGCAGGAGTCTGTGCTAACATAATCTTGGTAGGAATTGGAAGAAAAAATCGAAGACACAAAGAGCCTAGAGATGCAACAGTTTTCCTGTTGACTTCCTTTAAGTGATAAGCTCAACATAGGGTTGAATCCATAGTTACTCCGAGATTTCTAACGCTGTCACAGTACGTAATGATAATTCTATGGGTGACAGAGAAAACGAATCAATTCTTTAGATTAGGTTCCCAATACCAATAATAATCGCCTGGATATTTTAGAGTTGACAGTAAGACCATAGGAGAAGAAGGCCAGAGAGACGAAAGATCTTGAGTGTAAATTTGAACATAATCTGCATACATGTCATAGGGAGAAGAAAATTTTGGAGtgatagaattaatgaaaacagaCGAGAGTCATTGTGATAACACGCCGCCTTAAGGCACACAAAGACAGATACCACAACAAGTTGTATAAGACTCTTCAACGCAAGAAAAAGCTATTAAGAATTACCAGATAAAATTTAACCatatcaatatttaaacctATCCTTACACACGCACGCAAAACACagacatgcacacacacacacacgcactcacAAACACCCGCACACATACAAACACCTACACTCACTCAGTACGCCACACTTATTAtataatcaatatattatatctcaattctcctaactcaaataaaaaattaaattgattaaataaatataatagtttgtaattttcaaaaaaattatattatttgaaattgtaacacttaatagtttaaattattatgtgcaATAACGGATGCCTTCTATCAGGAGGATCAGATTACTATCCATGCCCCAACGAATGTCGTCAGTAACTTTAATCAGAGCAGTAGCTGTACTATGAACGGGACGCAAACCGGATTCCACGATGAGAAGTGttcaggccgcagtccacctcgctgacccagtgcggtttggtggacttagcacgcctttgagaacattgtggaggaATCACAAGAAAATTTTACTGGATTGTGCAAAATGGAGTCTTTTATTCAAATGTATGGTCGagaataacatatctttttttttagctaCATAGAACGAACATAAAAGAAATACATAAAACATTACTaaagtctatttatattcagtcTTACCTGTCTTATACTGTAAACAATCTTTGAGTTAATTTTTAGcgtattttaaatttggaagaaaataataaaaacacgctGACATGAAGTAAGTCTTTTTCGATATTGTTTGTTACATATGTatgtacaaaaaaattgtttatattctCATGGAATACGCGGCTACCGCCTGAGCAGATAAAGTAAGGCCGCCAACCGCAACGTAttcattataagacaagttagaaaaaatttagAGGATGAAACTTATAAACTCAATGAGAAGCACTCTGCATTATAAGAACGTACATCATCTATAAAGTTTGTCGGCGACTGTGTTACCCGAGCGTGTGGAGAGCTTCTAATCGCCTGGGCGCCACTCGCTGAGTGCCTGGAACGAACGCCTCGTCCGAGCATaagaaataatcaaataaatatcaataaaacgCGTCGACGCGCTCGCCGAGCGTAGAGCAGTGCAGGCGAGCGGTGGCGACTGTGTGGGCCGCTCGGCTCGCCTCGTGTACAGTGTGCTGAGTGCGAGGTTTttcatctattcgatcgcgtaaaatatgatttgtatggcgtcgaaagagcgccatctaggggCCAGTAGAGGAAACGTCATTGGTGAGTGGCAAGTGAGTGCAAGTTTTTTACGTCCTCGGTACCGACTATAAATCACAGAGTAGTATTCGGGAGTGAGAACGTTTAGCGTACGTGATTGGTTGATTAAAATTTGAAGTGAGTGAGAGTTATAAATTTTGACATTAGGAGAAGTAAATTGAGTCAAAATTACGTTAACGCGATTGAGAAGGTTGTCCCTTAGATTTTTATAGTGAAACTTGAAAGTAGAAAGAGAACAATTAAAAAGGAACTTATTATAATTCCAATTTAGTGTTATAgtggtataataattaataattaag from Pararge aegeria chromosome 5, ilParAegt1.1, whole genome shotgun sequence includes the following:
- the LOC120623637 gene encoding uncharacterized protein LOC120623637, with the translated sequence MEYDRKVFSSNITRSNNISKNNLFDLLKIDPVQPSPQKINKILIRNNCDFAAKSDKCYVTKKKNGQKVRTVRDIRNTYEKDVYSYLPSELEKQKNILLRKIRYGTSKDEKTRELAINILKSNNPMSKSAWQMLMNINPEEQIFASQYILWKGKCIQVNGSKGGQHKFICNFDVGKYKLTSQKKSDAKSTILNRKRKLLHHSLNVKFKPGPLTKKKDLDVSYHKYQFGEIELIDLPKTGLEVETSYGKPLAPVIETFINKSVFLNDGFITSKWAKFALSVLGKNKNGIASKNEISDDSCVTFDLSYKCFQNRLLMRRNGDTVNKSFYHDSTTSSSPRKDLMTFSDIKTILDNVINAVDISLKQDDMYTGEDEPRETITYKTLNTNTYSNSKSKRNGELSRLDVTVITIPETTESNKTVMCEKDCCTLGCICDSLKCSYNLKNHCGRIECMFNCKCDFSKYKYMNSFDNEDCSDIIPGLINFDNTLGKTLAKEEHKFHQTVIVTSDKTILLKSDRRNWKTSKKYADFYSNMRLKTERNKTLMPSIVCPNLDCKSVEPLCMVHNLYKCFCKGKFTETCWTELEEKKTIDNDIAISALITPTFDTLNMLSDEVIDNIDLTKEVNTTKQHRFRQDLRSHKDSKNYNAVKESCFSSDIINRSTCARVKPYGGRKYSDEYYNSTHKKVLEMEKNDTSLRRKILHLINIEDFDRNEIINVEHETPSTLKELLSNVIEHSTTEGNVKKICDRLPVKTKLVAWLETSYKQYKQRADKGLIKFSLDPPRTGRLSLYSWEFILSRYRERKNYFLISKQKPFRIYMAIDAQNDSFENCTNISDINLSDIDKYPVTIKNLLTNATDLEEHFCILYGLSSCWELIGSVTKVNENQPTLQEENQTDNFEIADEKLSVLNTSYDEYNLENSPTVVHNSTTELEQRSSNEVPVDNAAQSEIIISKWFVMKVENDFTEIQFFRKGFFVKYESVIKAINVARVSGKTVRLSSQKCSNDQNDPQFGIYAIPREDDCCVFIGPYEKDESLGIEAIKKVQNIDTVIPKFLTRGIWITTNKIDNAKVIDNPLQFIPPACLNNNRMVTLDSDSTVQYNVITNDIASSLQTEVPITNKATETNIKQVKPIKIRKTNGFYHLTPNGCLKPIQSSKKSNKRSLLINTTISNLKGSLLSTKFKQRFASKRISSSKAALGTKPIAEIFPQIKSNDNIPKKQNTTLERGMFILNPEEINKRSNEKNNASALPQTSQQQTVTSHIKEEISMDVENFLEPSSVCTPTEDEIYVISDEENETSSCSMEELCENVWIACKNIKSLGWIAGKKNIKNCISFEFPGFKSSTFYPEFEALKKISQILARKVYVPKHIELQWQVVESEAEIESVNKLEEKYLAPDYILTTNGIKHKFEIMGSLDELTKSGEYEDVKDYLNESLKQKTKIMSDLEETSKTLDDESSFLWDETISRKDKILESLSEASEEVRKNLTEQLNCIITDTEN